CACTGACGTCGATGTTGGTCACGGCTTCTGCGTCGAACAGCACCACCTGGGGTTTCTCCACGCCTTGCACGGCCTCGAGCAGGCGCATCTTGAAGTAGTCGGCGTTGAAGAACAGGATCGCGTCGTCGAAGCGGTACACCACCAGGCCCGGCACGGTACGGGCGTCCTTGTGCTGGCGCACGTCCACCTGGCCTTCGATGCCCGGCACCCAGCCAAGCACGGCGTCGGTGGGCTGGTAGATGCTGTAGAGCAGGCGCAGGATGGCCAGGGTCACGGCGAACACGATGCCCGGCAACACGCCCAGGCCGAGCACGCCGACCGTGGTCAGCAGGCACAGCCAGAACTCGAAGCGGCTGAGCTTGCGGATGGTCTTTAGCGACTTCACGTCGATCAGCCCCCAGCCGGCCATCAGCAGCACCGCGCCCAGCGCGGCCTGGGGAATCCAGGCCATGGGCGCGGTGAAGAACAGCAGGATCAAGGCGATCACCAGGGCGGCGATGATGCCCACCAGCTGGCTCTTGCCGCCGACCATGTCGTTGACCGCGGTGCGCGAGTCGGCGCCGCTGATGGCGAAGCCCTGGGAGATGCCGGCGGCCAGGTTGCTCACGCCCAGGGCGAGGAACTCGTGGTTGGCGTTGATCGCGTAGCCGTGGCGGGCGGCGAAGCTGCGGGCGGTGAGCATTGCGCTGCAGAAACTGATGGTGGCGATACCCAGGGCATCGCGCAGCAGGCTCTTGGTTTCCGCCAGGGTGCTCTGCGGCCAGGCCAGCTCCGGGATGCCCGCCGGTACCGGGCCGAGGATCGCCACCCCATAACGGTCAAGACCGAACAACCCGGCCAGGGCGGTGAACACCACCACCGTCACCAGTGCCGCCGGCAGCCGCGGGTAGCGTCGCGGCAGCCAGATCAGCAGGCCCAGCCCGGCCAGGCCGATGGCCAGGGTCAACCAGTGGATCTCGCCCAGGCGCTGGAGGAAGTTGATCAGGCTGAGGATGAACCCATCGCCTTCGATCCTGAAGCCCACCACTTTCGACAACTGCCCGGCAAGCAGGCTCAGGCCGATGCCATTGAGGTAGCCGATGAGGATCGGCCGCGAGAAGAAGCTGGCGATGAAACCGGCCCGCGCCACCCCGGCGGCGATCAGCATCACGCCCACCAGCACGGTGACGATTACCGACAGCTCGGCGATGCGGTGCGCATCACCCATGGCCAGCGGCGCCACGGCCCCGCCGATCATGGCGCAGGTGGCGGCGTCCGGGCCGACCATCAACTGGCGTGAGCTGCCGACCAGGGCATAGACCATCATCGGCAGCACGCAGGCGTACAAGCCGTACTGCGGTGGCAGGCCGACGATCTGCGCATAGGCGATGGCGATGGGGATCTGGATCGCGGCCACCGACAGGCCGGCTTGCAGGTCTGCGTGGAACCACTCGCGGCGGTAGTGCAACAGGTTGGCCAGGCCCGGTAGCCAGCGGGAGAGAAACATGCGCAGTCCTTTGGAAATGTTTCACAAAGCGTAGCGGTTATGCACCGCGAATCACTGGGCATTCAAGCCAATCGGCGCGGCCATGGCCATGGGCCAGATCAACAAAGGAACACTGGAAACGAAAAAAGGAGCCGAGGCTCCTTTTGACAGCGACGACGCTATTGGAACGTCGGGCGGGGAATGCGAGTTGGAGCGGGTAGAGGGAATCGAACCCTCCTCAATAGCTTGGGAAGCTATAGTTTTACCAATAAACTATACCCGCTTCGAAGCACGACTTTTTACCAGAACCCTCCCTGAATGAGAAGCCCAAGGCTGTAAAAAAGCCTGTCGGCGGCCCGTAGCCTGCGGCTGTCGAGGGCTACAGGACGCCGATGCGCTCAGATGGCCAGTGCATGCTGCCCCGTTTCCTGTGTGTAGCGGTGGCGGGGTTCGCGCAGCGCCGGTTTGAGGAAACCGAGCATCGCATTGCGGGTATCCTCGCAGGCAGTCTTGTGCTCCATGTCCAGGAAGTGGCCTGCGCCCTGGATCACGCTGAAGTGGCTACGCCCCACATGCCGGCTGAACTGACGGGCATCCTCGACGGTGGTGTACTCGTCGCGGTCACCGTTGATGAACAGCACCGGGATGTCGATGTTGCGCGCGGCCTTCAGTGCCCGCTCCAGGTCGTGGTCGAGCACCTGGTTGATGTGGAAGTGCATCTGCGCATACTCGTGGCTGTCCAGGCTGCTGACGTGCCGGTAGTTGAAGCGCTTGAACAG
This window of the Pseudomonas mosselii genome carries:
- a CDS encoding SulP family inorganic anion transporter, encoding MFLSRWLPGLANLLHYRREWFHADLQAGLSVAAIQIPIAIAYAQIVGLPPQYGLYACVLPMMVYALVGSSRQLMVGPDAATCAMIGGAVAPLAMGDAHRIAELSVIVTVLVGVMLIAAGVARAGFIASFFSRPILIGYLNGIGLSLLAGQLSKVVGFRIEGDGFILSLINFLQRLGEIHWLTLAIGLAGLGLLIWLPRRYPRLPAALVTVVVFTALAGLFGLDRYGVAILGPVPAGIPELAWPQSTLAETKSLLRDALGIATISFCSAMLTARSFAARHGYAINANHEFLALGVSNLAAGISQGFAISGADSRTAVNDMVGGKSQLVGIIAALVIALILLFFTAPMAWIPQAALGAVLLMAGWGLIDVKSLKTIRKLSRFEFWLCLLTTVGVLGLGVLPGIVFAVTLAILRLLYSIYQPTDAVLGWVPGIEGQVDVRQHKDARTVPGLVVYRFDDAILFFNADYFKMRLLEAVQGVEKPQVVLFDAEAVTNIDVSGVAALREVRDTLAAQGIHFAIARARGTFLRMLVRSGMAREMEEKLLFGSVRAGIRAYRVWRNRARREGTAE